GTGCTGGAGGGGCTGGAGCATGTGGCCTCGCTCGGGGTGGACGGTGTGTGGATCAGCCCCTTCTATCCGTCGCCGCGGACCGATTTCGGTTATGATGTCGCCGACCACCGGGCGGTGGACCCGCGCATGGGCACCCTCGCCACATTCGACCGGGTGGTTGAGCGCGCGCATGCGCTGGGGCTGAAGCTGCTTGTCGATCTCGTCTGCGGCCATACCTCCGACGCCCACCCGTGGTTCGTCGAGAGCCGGCGCTCGCGCAGCGACGACAAGGCCGACTGGTATGTCTGGGCCGACGCCAAGCCCGACGGCACCCCTCCCAACAACTGGCTGTCGGTGTTCGGCGGCGCCGCCTGGACCTGGGAGCCGCGGCGGCGCCAATATTATCTGCACCATTTCCTGTCCAGCCAGCCGGCGCTGAACCTGCATGCACCGGCGGTGATGGATGCCTTGTGCGAGACGGCGGAATTCTGGATGGCTCGCGGGGTCGACGGCTTCCGCATCGACGCCGTCGATTTCTTCGCCCACGATCCGCAGCTGCGCTCCAACCCGGCCGCCGTCTGGCGCGAACCGGAGCCGCCGTTGAAGCCCTTCGCCTTGCAGCAGCATGTACACGACATGATGCATCCGGCCATCGGCGGCATCCTGGCCCGCCTGCGCGAGACGGTCGAGCGCTACCCCGGCCGCGTGCTGCTGGGCGAACTGTCCAGCCAGCCCGGCGCCGGCCAGCGCATCGCCGCCTACTGCACGCCCCACGGGCTGCATGCCGCCTATAGCCTGTCGCTGGCCAAGCAGCCTTTCAGCGCCAAGGGATTCGCCCAGGCCCTTTCGGCGGTGCCACGGCCGGACTCCATCTGCTGGAGCCTGTCGAACCACGATGTCGAGCGGGCGGCCAGCCGCTGGCTGCCCAGCGGGGCCGATCCGCAGGCATTCAACGCCCTGCTGGCGATGCTGGCGGCAACGCTTCCCGGAACCGTCTGCCTCTACCAGGGGGAGGAGCTGGGCCTGCCCAATGCCGTGCTGGAGCAGCATCAACTGCGCGATCCCTTCGGCATCACCTATTGGCCGGATTTCCAGGGTCGCGACGGCAGCCGCACGCCGATGCCCTGGCGTGGCGACGAGGCCAATGCCGGCTTCAGCGGCGGCGAGCCCTGGCTTCCGGTCCCCGATGCCCATGCCGGACTTGCCGTCGACCGGCAGGAACGCACCGCCGGCAGCCCGCTGTCGGTCTGGCGCGCCGCGCTCTCCCTGCGGCGCGAACTGGCGGCATTGCGTACCGGCACCGTCGCGGCGGTGGAGGAGCATGGCGATCTGCTGTCCTTCGAGCGTGCATCGGGCGAGGAGCGGCTGCTGGCCGTCTTCAATCTTGCCGGCCGGCCGGCCGAGTTCGGATTGCGCGGTCGCGGCCAACCGGAAGCCCTGACGGTGCCGCGCGCGCCGGGGACGATGGCGCCGGAAGCGACGCCCGACGGCCGGACGCTGGTGATGCCACCGTTGTCGGTCTTTCTGGGACGCTTGCGGCTGCCGGTTTGAACCATCCGGTTGCGCACCCCTTTCGAGGGTGTCTCGGCACCCTCGAAAGGCAGGCATGCACATTTATGCGATGCGGGGCGCCTCAACGGATGCTTTGTTACGCTCTCGGCTAAGCGACTGAAATTCCCTGATTCATCGCGGGTCATGGAGATTGTCGGTCACGCACCCAATCAAGTGGAGTAGCGGGAGTGAAAAGAAGAGCGTTCCTCACCAAGGCCGGCGTCGGCGCGGTTTCGACCGTTGCCGCTTCGACCCTCGCGGCCCCGGCCATCGCCCAGTCCCAGCCGGCCATCCAGTGGCGCCTGGCATCCAGCTTCCCGAAGAGCACCGACATCCTTGTCGGCACGTCGGAACTGATCGCCAAGCGCGTGGCCGAGGCGACCGACGGCAAGTTCCAGATCCGCGTGCATGCCGCCGGTGAGATCGTTCCCGGCCTGCAGGTTCTGGACGCGGTGCAGAACGGCACCGTCCAGTGCGGCCATACCTGCGGCTACTATTATGTCGGCAAGGATCCGACCTTCGCCTTCGACACCGCGATCCCCTTCGGCCCCAACGCCCGCCAGCAGAATGCCTGGTACCAGTATGGCGGCGGCCAGGAGGTGATGCGGGCCTTCTTCGCCAAGCACAACATCGTCCAGTTCCCGGCCGGCAACACCGGCGCCCAGATGGGTGGCTGGTATCGCAAGGAAATCAAGTCGCTGGCCGACTTCAACGGCCTGAAGATCCGCATCGCCGGCATCACCGGACAGATCATGGCCAAGTTGGGCGCCGCCCCGACCCAGATTGCCGGCAGCGACATCTATCCGGCGCTGGAAAAGGGCACCATCGACGCGGTCGAGTTCGTCGGTCCCTATGACGACGAGAAGCTCGGCTTCGTCCAGGTCGCCAAATACTATTATTATCCGGGCTGGTGGGAAGGCGGGCCGCAGGTCTCGCTCTACATCAACGCCAAGGAGTGGGAGGCTCTGCCCAAGGCCTATCAGGCGATTCTGACCGCTGCCTGCGCCGAGGGCAACAGCGCGATGACCGCCCGCTACGACGCCGAGAACGCCAAGGCGCTGAAGCGTCTGGTCGCCAAGGGCGCTCTGCTGCGCCCCTATCCGCGCGACCTGATGGAAGCCGCCCACAAGATCGCCTTCGAGCTGTACGACGACATCGCCAAGACCAATCCGGACTTCAAGTCGGTCTATGACAGCTGGAAGCCGTTTCTGGAGGAGGTGCAGCTGTGGTTCCGCGTGGCGGAGCTGCCCTACGATAACTTCACCCAGTCGGCCCGTTCGAAGTGATGGTTGCCGAAGCGGCGGCTTCGCGGTCCTGATGCGCAAAGGGGGTGGCCGGTCCGGCTGCCCCCTTTGCCGTTTCAGGCCGTGGTCGTCCTCATGCCAGATAGTTCAGCAGTGACAGCTTTTGCGTTTGGCCGGCGACGGTGTAGGTGGCCTGCTGGACGTTCATCGCGCTGCTCAGCCGTGCCGCGACCTCGGTCGGATCGACCCCCTCGATCTTGGCGATGCGGTCGGTCAGGGTGGCGACGCTGTCGGTGTGGCTGGTCTTGATGGTCTCCAACGTCGCGCTGTCGGAAGCGACCTTGGCGTGGATCGAGCGCATCTGGTCGGACGCCTGTGTCAGCATCTCGCGCGCCTGGGTGCTGTATTCCGTCCATTTTCCGGGGTTGGCCGCGGCCGTCCGCACCATCTGCATCGCCTTGACCAACGTCTGGAAGGCCTTGTCATCGGAGCTGACACCATAGGTGACGTTCAGGCTGTCGTCGATGGTCACCTGCGATTTGCGGTACGCATCGGCGTTCTTGCCCTTGGTCAGGTATTCGGAATCGTAGAAGGGCAGGTCGGGCGGGTCGGCATAGGGGACGTCGATCAGACTGTCCTGCTCCGGCGGCAGCGTGCCGACCGAGATGGTGTTCTGCAGCGACCCGTTCGTCACTTTCGCGGAGGTGGAGAACAGCGAACTGCGGCCGGGATGATTGGGGTCGGCATTCGCCGTGCTGGTCAGCCCGATGCCCGGACCGTTGCCGAGCGCGTCGATGGTGACCGGCGGAGCCGGATTCAGCTTGGCGAACTCCTGGCGCAGCTTGTCGGCCACCTGACCGACATTGTTGACGCCGCCGGCATAGTCGGTGTCGCTGACCGTATAGCGCACCGTATAGGTCTGGTACGGCGGCAGGTCGCGCGGCTCGGTGGGGTTTTTGATGTAGTAGTTCTGGTTGAACGGGTCGTCGGGATCGCCGACCGCGACCGTGAACTCATAGGTGTCGCCGATGTCGACCGCCGCGCCATTCAGGGTGAAGCGGTCGATCTGCGGCAAAGCGGTCGTCGGAGCCTGGGTGGTCGACGGCGTGTCCACGCTGTTCTCCACCGTGGCGGAGTTGACCACGCGGGCCGACAGGTCGAATTTCTGGCCGGGATCGTTGCCGACCAGCGTGATGATGCCGTTGGAGGTCGACACCGTCATCGGCAGGGGCGGGGAGGCGGCGTTGATCTGGCTGGTCAGCGTCTGCGCGACGAAGGTCAGCGTCTTCGGATCGGCCGCCTGGATCTGGTAGCCGAAGGTTTGGCCGCTGACCGACACTTCGAAGTAATCGTCGGCATTCACCACGGCGCCGTTCAGTGTGATCTTGCTGGTCTGCTTGGTCGCCATCAGGTCGGTGACCGGTTCGGTCCCATAGCGCGATCCGGCGAACAGGTAGCGGTCGCCGAAGCGCTGGTTCATCAGCGCCTGGATATCCCGCATGGCACCTTCGGCGCGGTCCTTCACCTGATCCGCCTGCGGGAAGGTGACCGAGAAGCTGCTGCTGGCGGACGCCTTCAGGCTGTCGAAGCTGAGATTCAGGATGGCGCCCTCGCCCGGGCCGCCGGAGATGTTGAAATTGTAGCCCTTGCCGTCGTTCGGCGGGGTGGTGCCCAGGTTGATGGCGCGCGTGGTCTTGCCGCCCAGCCCGTCGGTCACAGTCACGTCGAAAGTACCGTTGGAGCCTTGCTGCGACGGGACGGCGGTCACGGTGTAGTTGGCACCAATCGTCAGCTTGGACTTCGCGGAGTCGATCGTGACCTTCATCCCGTCCGGGTTGGTATTGGTCGGCGTGGTGACGCTGGCCGGACCGGGCTGGAACGGCATCGTAGTGCTGGAGGTCCAGCTGGAGATGATCGACTCCAGCGAGGTCAGCACCTTGTCCGTGGCCGCGATCCGTGGTGCGGCGGTGTCGATGCTCTGGACGTAGTTGTCCTTCTTGGCCATCTCCGCCCGGAGGTCCAGGAGCTTCTGCACTTCCGGTCCATAGGCGTTGAGGTCGATCGACTTCTTGCCCGTGGTCAACTGTTCGGACAGCCGGTTGATGTCGTTCTGGCCTCCGGACAGGTTCCGGACAAGGCTCAGATACTTCGAGTAGCTGCTGACTCCCGTAATCGAGCTCATCGGACCACCGCCTCCAGCGCATCAAACATTGCATTGGCCACTTGCATGACCCGTGCCGAAGCCTGGTAAGAGGTCTGGAGCTGTTGCAGTTGGGCGATTTCCTCGTCGATGTTCACGCCGGTCTGCGACTGGTAGCGCTCGGTCAGGAGCTGCGCCGAAGCCTGGTCGGAATCGCGGGTGGCGTTGGCCGTCTTGGCCGCCGCCATCCAGGTGCCGGTGATGGCACTGCCCATCCCGCTATAGGTGGTGTCGGCCATCTTCAAGCCGTCGGCGCTGAAGCTGCGGCCAGGAGCGTTGATCGCCGTGACCATGTCATCAATGGCGGTCTGTTTGATTTTTACCTTGTTATCCAACAGCTTGGGATTGATCGCGATGGTGAAGCGATCGGTGCCAATAAAGAATTGGGTGGCCTGTTCGTCGTCGGCGGCCGGGCCGGCATTGTCGTAGGCGTCGGCGAAGCTGGCCGGCTCACCCGGCTTGGTGGCGCCGGTGAAGGCCTTGGAGAGCTCGTCCAACTGCGAGCGCAGCTTGCGGATGACCTCGGTCGTCGGGTCGCCGCTGGCGGCGGTCGGCGGCTCGGTCGTCGAGCCGTCCTTGCGCATCTGCAACAGCGATCCCAGCTTGCCGGTGGTCAGGTGGTTGTTGATCGAGGTGACTTGATTGCCGACCTGTAGGTTGATGTTGCCGCCGTCATAGGAAAGATTTGCCGGCTGGGCATCGACCAGCGCCAGACCCGACGGGGTGAAGATCGCCATCCGGCCGTCCGGCCGCTCCACGGTGCGGACGCCCATATAGGTGCTCAGTTCGCGGATCAGGCCATCGCGCTTGTCGGCGACAGCGTTGGCGGCGGATCCCTGACCCTGCAGGGACACCATGTCGTTGTTGATCTGGTTGATCTGCTTCAGCAGGTCGTTGACGGTGCCAACCGACTTTTCCGTGTCGGTCGTGATGTCGCGGTCGAGTTGTTCGACGCCTTCCGAGACGCGGCGGATCTCGCGCGAGAAATTGTCGGCCGCCTGGACCAGCTGGTATTGCGCCGTCTGGTCTTCCGGCGAGGTCGCCAGCGTCTTGATCGCGGCCTGGAACTTGTCGGAATAGTCGTTCAGCAGCGGCGTGCCGTTGGTCGTGCGCAGCAGGTCGCCCAGCTGCTGCATGTAGGTGGCCGTCACCTGCGATCCGCCGTCCCGCGAGGTCAGATCCTGCACCTGCGCCATCAGGGCCTTGTCGACTTCCCGGCGGTAGGTCGTGCTGATGACCTGACCGCTGGCGTCGACCGATTGCTGGGCGGTGTGGCGG
The genomic region above belongs to Azospirillum thiophilum and contains:
- a CDS encoding flagellin, which codes for MSSITGVSSYSKYLSLVRNLSGGQNDINRLSEQLTTGKKSIDLNAYGPEVQKLLDLRAEMAKKDNYVQSIDTAAPRIAATDKVLTSLESIISSWTSSTTMPFQPGPASVTTPTNTNPDGMKVTIDSAKSKLTIGANYTVTAVPSQQGSNGTFDVTVTDGLGGKTTRAINLGTTPPNDGKGYNFNISGGPGEGAILNLSFDSLKASASSSFSVTFPQADQVKDRAEGAMRDIQALMNQRFGDRYLFAGSRYGTEPVTDLMATKQTSKITLNGAVVNADDYFEVSVSGQTFGYQIQAADPKTLTFVAQTLTSQINAASPPLPMTVSTSNGIITLVGNDPGQKFDLSARVVNSATVENSVDTPSTTQAPTTALPQIDRFTLNGAAVDIGDTYEFTVAVGDPDDPFNQNYYIKNPTEPRDLPPYQTYTVRYTVSDTDYAGGVNNVGQVADKLRQEFAKLNPAPPVTIDALGNGPGIGLTSTANADPNHPGRSSLFSTSAKVTNGSLQNTISVGTLPPEQDSLIDVPYADPPDLPFYDSEYLTKGKNADAYRKSQVTIDDSLNVTYGVSSDDKAFQTLVKAMQMVRTAAANPGKWTEYSTQAREMLTQASDQMRSIHAKVASDSATLETIKTSHTDSVATLTDRIAKIEGVDPTEVAARLSSAMNVQQATYTVAGQTQKLSLLNYLA
- the flgK gene encoding flagellar hook-associated protein FlgK gives rise to the protein MSLFAALNSATAGLRTVQANVKLVSDNIAQANDPNRTRHTAQQSVDASGQVISTTYRREVDKALMAQVQDLTSRDGGSQVTATYMQQLGDLLRTTNGTPLLNDYSDKFQAAIKTLATSPEDQTAQYQLVQAADNFSREIRRVSEGVEQLDRDITTDTEKSVGTVNDLLKQINQINNDMVSLQGQGSAANAVADKRDGLIRELSTYMGVRTVERPDGRMAIFTPSGLALVDAQPANLSYDGGNINLQVGNQVTSINNHLTTGKLGSLLQMRKDGSTTEPPTAASGDPTTEVIRKLRSQLDELSKAFTGATKPGEPASFADAYDNAGPAADDEQATQFFIGTDRFTIAINPKLLDNKVKIKQTAIDDMVTAINAPGRSFSADGLKMADTTYSGMGSAITGTWMAAAKTANATRDSDQASAQLLTERYQSQTGVNIDEEIAQLQQLQTSYQASARVMQVANAMFDALEAVVR
- a CDS encoding TRAP transporter substrate-binding protein, which codes for MKRRAFLTKAGVGAVSTVAASTLAAPAIAQSQPAIQWRLASSFPKSTDILVGTSELIAKRVAEATDGKFQIRVHAAGEIVPGLQVLDAVQNGTVQCGHTCGYYYVGKDPTFAFDTAIPFGPNARQQNAWYQYGGGQEVMRAFFAKHNIVQFPAGNTGAQMGGWYRKEIKSLADFNGLKIRIAGITGQIMAKLGAAPTQIAGSDIYPALEKGTIDAVEFVGPYDDEKLGFVQVAKYYYYPGWWEGGPQVSLYINAKEWEALPKAYQAILTAACAEGNSAMTARYDAENAKALKRLVAKGALLRPYPRDLMEAAHKIAFELYDDIAKTNPDFKSVYDSWKPFLEEVQLWFRVAELPYDNFTQSARSK
- a CDS encoding alpha-amylase family glycosyl hydrolase; translated protein: MTQPFHLSRSSGPNLSWLNGAALYQIYPLSFRDHGGDGWGDLDGVLEGLEHVASLGVDGVWISPFYPSPRTDFGYDVADHRAVDPRMGTLATFDRVVERAHALGLKLLVDLVCGHTSDAHPWFVESRRSRSDDKADWYVWADAKPDGTPPNNWLSVFGGAAWTWEPRRRQYYLHHFLSSQPALNLHAPAVMDALCETAEFWMARGVDGFRIDAVDFFAHDPQLRSNPAAVWREPEPPLKPFALQQHVHDMMHPAIGGILARLRETVERYPGRVLLGELSSQPGAGQRIAAYCTPHGLHAAYSLSLAKQPFSAKGFAQALSAVPRPDSICWSLSNHDVERAASRWLPSGADPQAFNALLAMLAATLPGTVCLYQGEELGLPNAVLEQHQLRDPFGITYWPDFQGRDGSRTPMPWRGDEANAGFSGGEPWLPVPDAHAGLAVDRQERTAGSPLSVWRAALSLRRELAALRTGTVAAVEEHGDLLSFERASGEERLLAVFNLAGRPAEFGLRGRGQPEALTVPRAPGTMAPEATPDGRTLVMPPLSVFLGRLRLPV